In one Neobacillus sp. WH10 genomic region, the following are encoded:
- a CDS encoding ABC transporter ATP-binding protein has translation MEKILQVKDLNISFHTFSGEVKAIRGISFDLLKGETLAIVGESGSGKSVTTKSIMRLLPEHNSEIKSGEILFEGKDLTKLTDKQMQKIRGKDISMIFQDPMTSLNPTMKIGNQIMEPLIKHQNMSKHTAKERAVELLKLVGIPKPEIRINQYPHQFSGGMRQRVVIAIALACNPKVLIADEPTTALDVTIQAQILELMKDLQDKIDTSIIFITHDLGVVANVADRVAVMYGGKIVEVGTADEIFYNPQHPYTWGLISSMPNMETDDEELYSIPGTPPDLLDPPKGDAFAPRNPYVMKIDLEQEPPFFKVSDTHYAATWLLHPEAPKVEPPEAVKRRQSQYVGTVGVASSAAKLEKSQSPGMKEGK, from the coding sequence ATGGAGAAAATTTTACAAGTAAAAGATTTAAATATTTCGTTTCATACCTTTTCTGGGGAAGTTAAAGCCATTCGTGGTATAAGCTTTGACTTACTAAAAGGTGAAACATTAGCGATTGTCGGTGAATCAGGGTCCGGGAAATCCGTTACAACAAAATCGATTATGCGCTTATTACCAGAACACAATTCTGAGATAAAAAGTGGGGAAATCCTTTTTGAAGGGAAAGACCTCACAAAGCTAACGGACAAGCAAATGCAAAAAATTCGCGGTAAAGATATATCGATGATTTTTCAAGATCCGATGACCTCTTTAAACCCAACCATGAAAATCGGTAACCAAATTATGGAGCCGCTCATTAAGCATCAGAATATGAGCAAGCATACTGCGAAAGAAAGAGCAGTTGAATTATTAAAACTAGTTGGAATTCCAAAACCTGAAATACGGATTAATCAGTATCCACATCAATTTTCCGGAGGGATGAGACAAAGGGTAGTAATTGCCATTGCATTGGCATGTAATCCTAAAGTTCTTATCGCCGATGAACCGACAACGGCACTTGATGTTACGATTCAAGCACAAATTCTTGAGTTGATGAAGGATTTGCAAGATAAAATTGATACTTCCATTATTTTCATCACACATGACCTTGGTGTTGTTGCCAACGTTGCTGATCGTGTAGCGGTTATGTATGGTGGAAAAATTGTTGAAGTAGGAACAGCAGATGAAATTTTCTATAACCCGCAGCATCCGTATACATGGGGGTTAATCAGCTCCATGCCAAATATGGAAACGGATGATGAGGAGTTATACTCAATTCCAGGTACACCCCCAGATTTATTGGATCCACCAAAGGGTGATGCGTTTGCACCGCGTAACCCATATGTTATGAAAATCGATTTGGAGCAAGAGCCTCCATTCTTTAAAGTGTCTGATACACATTATGCTGCTACCTGGTTATTACATCCTGAAGCTCCAAAGGTTGAACCGCCTGAGGCTGTGAAAAGACGTCAAAGTCAATATGTAGGTACTGTAGGAGTCGCAAGTAGTGCAGCAAAGTTGGAAAAAAGTCAGTCTCCTGGTATGAAGGAGGGAAAATAA
- the cls gene encoding cardiolipin synthase encodes MKNTVRVIIFLAVLSGLLFFFKDRLESGIFGFLSVLISLSVIFIGFVIFLENRHPTQTITWLVVLGGFPLIGFIFYLLFGRNYRKEKMFRKKYFLDKQAFLTVEGDDDPRSEEKISLMGEHQGKLFTLAQKLGNSPISFDTSTKVLTNGEETFRHIIEQLKRARHHIHLEYYIVRHDQIGQEIKNILIEKANQGVKVRFLFDAVGSWQLSKTYINELRNAGIETVSFGPVKLPFLNNKFNFRNHRKIVVIDGTIGFVGGLNIGDEYLGRNKDIGFWRDTHLMLKGEAVRTLQLIFLQDWYYMTNHSFLTAEYLSPQIDHKSHGGVQLIAGGPDNEWSVIKNIFFSMIASAKKSVWIASPYFIPDEDIFSAIKIAALSGVDVRLLVPNRPDKRIVFHASRSYFPELLEAGVKVFEYERGFMHSKIVIVDDELASIGTSNMDMRSFHLNFEVNAFLFRTKSTQKLVEEYVNDLEYAKQLDLKAFQERHIGFRLLESTARLLSPLL; translated from the coding sequence TTGAAAAACACGGTAAGGGTGATTATATTTTTAGCGGTATTATCCGGGCTCTTGTTTTTCTTTAAGGATCGATTAGAAAGCGGAATATTTGGATTTTTAAGTGTTTTAATTTCGCTGTCGGTTATCTTTATCGGTTTTGTAATTTTCCTTGAAAATCGTCATCCTACACAAACAATTACTTGGTTAGTGGTGTTAGGAGGCTTTCCGCTTATTGGTTTTATATTTTATCTCCTTTTTGGTCGAAATTATCGGAAAGAGAAGATGTTTAGAAAAAAGTATTTCCTTGATAAACAGGCTTTTCTAACGGTTGAAGGTGATGATGATCCCAGAAGTGAGGAAAAGATTAGCTTAATGGGTGAACATCAGGGCAAATTATTTACTTTGGCTCAAAAACTCGGCAACAGCCCTATTTCTTTTGATACCTCTACAAAAGTATTAACCAATGGAGAAGAAACCTTTCGCCATATTATTGAACAATTGAAAAGGGCAAGGCATCATATTCACCTTGAATATTATATTGTTCGTCATGACCAAATTGGGCAGGAAATCAAAAATATTCTAATAGAAAAAGCCAATCAGGGAGTTAAGGTCCGCTTTTTGTTTGATGCCGTTGGTTCATGGCAGCTATCGAAGACTTATATTAATGAACTCCGAAATGCCGGGATTGAAACGGTGTCGTTTGGACCTGTTAAGCTCCCTTTCTTAAATAATAAATTTAATTTCCGTAACCATCGAAAGATTGTTGTCATTGATGGGACGATTGGTTTTGTTGGCGGTTTAAATATTGGTGATGAATATTTAGGAAGAAACAAGGATATCGGCTTTTGGCGAGATACACATTTAATGCTAAAAGGTGAGGCCGTCCGTACACTTCAGCTTATTTTTTTGCAAGATTGGTATTATATGACAAATCATAGCTTTTTAACAGCAGAATACTTATCCCCACAAATTGATCATAAAAGTCACGGTGGTGTTCAACTAATTGCAGGCGGCCCTGATAACGAATGGAGCGTAATTAAAAATATCTTTTTCTCAATGATTGCTTCAGCGAAAAAATCAGTTTGGATTGCTTCACCATATTTTATTCCGGATGAAGATATCTTTTCCGCAATCAAAATTGCAGCACTTAGTGGTGTTGATGTGAGGCTGCTCGTTCCGAATAGGCCTGATAAACGAATTGTTTTTCATGCGTCACGTTCCTATTTCCCAGAGCTTCTTGAAGCAGGGGTTAAGGTGTTTGAATATGAACGGGGCTTTATGCACAGTAAAATTGTGATTGTTGATGATGAACTTGCCTCGATTGGGACATCCAATATGGATATGCGCAGTTTTCACTTGAATTTTGAGGTAAATGCGTTCTTATTTCGGACAAAAAGTACACAAAAACTCGTTGAGGAATATGTAAATGATCTTGAATATGCTAAACAGTTAGATCTGAAAGCTTTTCAAGAACGGCATATTGGCTTTAGGTTATTGGAATCAACAGCACGGTTACTTTCACCATTGTTATAA
- the spxA gene encoding transcriptional regulator SpxA, whose protein sequence is MVTLYTSPSCTSCRKAKSWLEEHEIPYTERNIFSEPLSMEEIKEILRMTEDGTDEIISTRSKTFQKLDVNLDAMPLQDLFGLIKDNPGLLRRPIIIDEKRLQVGYNEDEIRRFLPRRVRTFQLREAQRMVN, encoded by the coding sequence ATGGTAACACTATACACTTCACCAAGTTGTACATCATGTAGAAAAGCTAAATCATGGTTAGAAGAGCATGAAATTCCATACACTGAAAGAAATATTTTCTCTGAGCCATTATCAATGGAAGAAATTAAAGAGATTCTACGAATGACTGAAGATGGAACTGATGAAATCATTTCAACAAGATCAAAAACTTTCCAAAAATTAGATGTAAACTTAGATGCAATGCCACTTCAAGATTTATTTGGTTTGATAAAAGATAATCCTGGGCTGTTGCGCCGCCCAATTATTATTGATGAAAAACGTTTACAAGTTGGTTATAATGAAGATGAAATAAGACGTTTCCTTCCAAGAAGAGTAAGAACCTTCCAATTGCGCGAAGCACAACGCATGGTAAATTAA
- the mecA gene encoding adaptor protein MecA: MEIERINENTVKFYISYGDIEERGFDREEIWYNRERSEELFWEMMDEVHGEEDFVVEGPLWIQVQALDKGLEVLVTKAQLSKDGQKFELPIPNDKIKDIPVDDKMEELLDQHFNPNHTDEDELLLEEVTLEFLLTFKDFEDVISLSNRSGLDELITRLYHFEGKYYLYTEFPEDLFEEDEIDDILSVLLEYGYETQITIHRVQEYGKEIISKDVFNELRKYFS; encoded by the coding sequence ATGGAGATTGAACGCATTAATGAGAATACTGTAAAATTCTACATTTCCTATGGTGATATTGAAGAAAGAGGTTTTGATCGCGAGGAAATTTGGTACAATCGAGAACGCAGTGAAGAACTCTTTTGGGAAATGATGGATGAAGTTCATGGTGAAGAGGATTTCGTCGTCGAAGGTCCACTTTGGATACAAGTTCAAGCACTTGATAAGGGTTTAGAAGTTCTTGTAACCAAAGCACAGCTGTCAAAAGATGGTCAGAAGTTTGAGCTCCCGATTCCTAATGATAAAATAAAAGATATTCCTGTTGATGATAAAATGGAAGAGCTATTAGATCAACATTTTAATCCAAATCATACGGATGAAGATGAGTTGCTGTTAGAAGAAGTAACATTAGAATTCCTGCTGACATTTAAAGATTTCGAAGATGTCATCAGCTTATCGAACCGTTCGGGATTAGATGAATTAATAACAAGACTATATCATTTTGAAGGAAAATATTATTTATATACAGAATTTCCTGAGGATTTATTTGAAGAAGATGAAATTGATGATATCCTCAGTGTTTTACTCGAATATGGTTATGAAACGCAGATAACGATCCATCGTGTACAAGAATATGGAAAAGAAATTATTTCTAAAGATGTTTTTAATGAGTTACGAAAATATTTTAGTTAA
- a CDS encoding ABC transporter ATP-binding protein: MAKREKLLEIKNLKQYFNEGKPNEVKAVDNVSFDIYKGEVMGLVGESGCGKSTTGRTIIRLYDATGGEVLYDGVNVHGKKSKKQLKEFNRKMQMIFQDPYASLNPRLKIADVIAEGIDIHGLAKSKEDRMERVYELLETVGLNKEHANRYPHEFSGGQRQRIGIARALAVQPEFIIADEPISALDVSIQAQVVNLMKKLQKEKGLTYLFIAHDLSMVKYISDRIGVMFFGKMVELAPADELYKNPLHPYTQSLLSAIPAPDPISERTRKRKSYDPASHQYDDNEAIEFREVSPGHFVLCSEKEFNQYKAQSKH; the protein is encoded by the coding sequence ATGGCTAAGAGAGAGAAACTGCTTGAAATTAAAAATTTAAAGCAATATTTCAATGAAGGAAAGCCTAATGAAGTAAAGGCAGTCGATAATGTTTCTTTTGACATCTATAAAGGCGAAGTAATGGGTCTAGTTGGTGAGTCAGGCTGCGGGAAATCAACTACTGGCAGAACCATTATCCGTTTGTATGATGCCACTGGCGGGGAAGTATTGTATGACGGTGTAAATGTTCACGGCAAAAAGTCAAAAAAGCAATTAAAAGAATTTAACCGAAAGATGCAAATGATTTTCCAAGACCCATATGCATCGTTAAACCCAAGATTAAAGATTGCTGATGTTATTGCCGAGGGAATTGATATACATGGATTGGCAAAATCAAAAGAAGATCGTATGGAAAGAGTCTACGAGCTTTTAGAAACCGTTGGGTTGAATAAGGAACATGCTAACCGTTACCCACATGAATTCAGTGGCGGTCAGCGCCAGCGGATTGGAATTGCCCGGGCACTTGCAGTTCAGCCGGAATTCATCATTGCTGATGAGCCAATTTCCGCGTTGGACGTTTCTATTCAAGCACAGGTTGTAAACTTAATGAAAAAACTGCAAAAAGAAAAAGGATTAACCTATCTTTTTATTGCACATGATCTTTCAATGGTAAAATATATAAGTGACCGGATTGGCGTTATGTTTTTTGGGAAAATGGTTGAGCTTGCCCCTGCGGATGAGCTCTATAAAAATCCATTACATCCTTATACGCAGTCACTGTTATCAGCAATCCCAGCTCCAGACCCAATCAGTGAGCGGACACGCAAACGTAAATCTTATGATCCTGCAAGTCATCAATATGATGATAATGAAGCAATTGAATTCAGGGAAGTTTCTCCTGGTCACTTTGTTCTTTGTTCGGAGAAAGAATTTAATCAATACAAGGCACAATCTAAACACTAA